The proteins below are encoded in one region of Mangifera indica cultivar Alphonso chromosome 7, CATAS_Mindica_2.1, whole genome shotgun sequence:
- the LOC123221401 gene encoding fatty acyl-CoA reductase 2, chloroplastic-like yields MPVKLRLLEVATLSPFNHRKKIETTCKNGIGILEFLPAKNYFVTGATGFLGKAIIEKLLRAAPSVCKIYLLIKAENEEAALERIKTEIIDSNLFDLVRDMHGKSYQDFMLSKVVPIPGNIGESNLGMDPDLIMEIAQEVDAVINSAANTTFDERFDVAVNINTRGPSRVLDFAKKCQKLCCCIHISTAYVNIENVVETLNPKSSPLLHPPVDVDAEVKLALDSNLAFHGDEEIVRKMKEMGLERARSYGWKNVYEFSKAMGEIIIDKNREEIPVAIVRPSIIESTFEEPFPGWIQGVQNG; encoded by the exons ATGCCGGTGAAATTACGGCTTTTGGAAGTTGCAA CTCTTTCTCCCTTCAACcacagaaaaaaaatagagacaACTTGTAAGAATGGCATTGGCATTCTTGAGTTTCTTCCTGCCAAGAACTATTTTGTTACTGGTGCCACTGGTTTCCTAGGCAAAG cCATAATTGAGAAGCTATTACGAGCAGCACCCAGCGTTTGCAAGATTTATCTCTTAATCAAGGCAGAAAACGAAGAAGCTGCAttagaaagaataaaaactgAA ataatagaTTCAAATCTATTCGACTTGGTGAGAGATATGCATGGGAAATCTTACCAAGATTTCATGTTAAGTAAGGTGGTTCCTATTCCCGGAAATATTGGTGAATCAAATCTTGGTATGGATCCTGATTTAATAATGGAAATAGCACAAGAGGTAGATGCAGTCATAAATTCAGCAGCCAATACAACATTTGATGAGAG ATTTGATGTAGCTGTAAACATAAACACAAGAGGGCCATCTCGAGTACTTGATTTTGCAAAGAAGTGCCAGAAACTTTGTTGTTGCATTCATATATCAACTG CATATGTTAATATAGAAAACGTCGTAGAGACTCTCAACCCCAAAAGCTCACCATTATTACACCCTCCTGTGGATGTTGATGCTGAAGTGAAGTTAGCTTTGGATTCAAATCTTGCTTTTCATGGAGATGAAGAAATAGTTcggaaaatgaaagaaatgggTTTAGAAAG GGCTAGAAGTTACGGGTGGAAAAATGTTTATGAATTTAGCAAGGCAATGGgagaaataataattgataagaATAGAGAAGAAATCCCAGTTGCTATTGTCCGTCCAAGTATTATTGAAAGCACTTTTGAAGAGCCCTTCCCTGGATGGATACAAGGGGTTCAG AATGGTTGA
- the LOC123221402 gene encoding fatty acyl-CoA reductase 2, chloroplastic-like, producing the protein MAKHGIIGKPGLNIYHITSSTVNPVTLKFLFDLFYEHFESSPIRDMNGKEVKIKRVKFVSSSKDIFSHISKENITKNMNVSPELERKLRERKIEQIKDLMKMYEPYSSSQWFESRDTYKLWEAMSLEEQLSFGFDVKRLDWKD; encoded by the exons ATGGCAAAGCATGGAATTATTGGGAAACCAGGGCTTAACATCTACCACATTACGTCTTCTACAGTAAATCCAGTAACCCTGAAATTCTTATTTGACCTGTTCTATGAACATTTCGAGTCCTCTCCAATCAGAGACATGAATGGAAAAGAAGTGAAGATTAAAAGAGTCAAATTTGTTAGCTCGTCGAAAGATATCTTCTCACATATCTCTaaagaaaatatcacaaaaaataTGAATGTTTCTCCAgaacttgaaagaaaattacGTGAGAGAAAGATAGAGCAAATTAAAGACTTGATGAAGATGTATGAACCATATTCATCTTCACAGTG GTTTGAAAGCAGAGATACCTACAAATTGTGGGAAGCCATGTCTTTAGAAGAACAGCTGAGTTTTGGATTTGACGTGAAGAGGTTGGATTGGAAGGACTag